The DNA segment CATGAGCCCAACGATCTGAAACAATATTCAATCGAACAATTGGAGCCAATAGCTGCTGAGATTCGCCAGTTTCTAATAGAGAAGCTGTCTATGACAGGAGGACATCTTGCGTCCAATTTGGGTGTGGTGGAGCTTACAATCGCGCTGCATTATTGCTATAACAGTCCTAAAGATAAGTTTATATTCGACGTAGGTCATCAGGCGTATGTCCATAAAATTCTAACCGGACGCAAGGATCGCTTTGATACGTTGCGTAAGCATAATGGCTTGTGCGGATTTGTTAAGCGGTGTGAAAGTGAGCACGACGTATGGGAAGCTGGGCACAGCAGCACATCCCTTTCGGCAGCTATGGGTATGGCGCTAGCTAGGGATCTGAAGGGCGAAGACAACAAAGTCGTTGCCATTATTGGCGATGGTGCATTGACAGGCGGCATGGCCCTTGAAGCGTTGAATCATATCGGTCATGAACAAAAGGACTTAATGGTTGTTCTGAATGATAATGAAATGTCGATTGCGCCTAATGTCGGGGCAATGCACAATTATTTGACGAAAATCAGATCTGATAGGAATTACTTGCGTGCCAAAGACGAAGTAGAGCAATTGCTCAAAAAAATTCCAGCGATCGGCGGCAAGCTGGCCAAAACGGCGGAGCGGCTAAAGGATAGCTTGAAATATATGATGGTGCCTGGGGTTCTTTTTGAAGAACTCGGCCTTACCTATTTAGGTCCGGTAGATGGCCATGACCTGGCTGGATTAGTCGATGCATTTAACCAAGCCAATAATGTAAGTGGCCCAGTGTTGGTTCATGTGCTGACGACGAAAGGGAAGGGCTACACGCCTGCGGAAAAGGATTCCCACAAATGGCACGGAATTACGCCGTATAAGATTGAATCGGGTCAATTGCTTAAGGCGGTAGGCAATCCGATGTATACGGAGGTCTTCGGTCAGACGCTAATCGAATTAGCGGAGAAGGATCAGCGTATCGTTGCGGTGACGCCGGCGATGCCGGGAGGCTCCGGCTTAGTGAAGTTTGCGGAACGATTCCCGGATCGGATGATCGACGTAGGTATTGCTGAGCAGCATGCGGCTACGATGTGCGCTGCACTGGCAATGGAGGGGATGAAGCCGGTTTATGCGGTGTATTCCACGTTTATGCAGCGGGCATACGATCAAATCGTGCATGATATATGCCGTCATAATGCGAACGTCATGTTTGCGATTGATAGGGCTGGCTTTGTAGGAGCGGATGGGGAAACGCATCAAGGGGTTTATGATATCGCCTTTATGCGCCACATTCCGAATATCGTGCTGATGATGCCGAAGGATGAGAATGAACTGCGCCATATGATGAAAACGGCGCTAGAATATAATGATGGCCCGATTGCATATCGTTACCCGAGGGTCAATGTTCCCGGAGTCCCGCTCGACAAAGAGTTAGTCCCTATCCCGATCGGGAGCTGGGAGAAGGTTCGTGAAGGGGATCAGGTGGCGATTATTTCTGCCGGTCCTATGGTGCAGGTTGCGGAAGAAGCAGCCGAGGTGCTGAAAAAGGACGGTGTTAATGTAGCTGTTGTAAATGCACGCTTCCTTAAGCCGTTAGATGACAGCATGCTGCTTAGCTTGGCAAACGCTGGTACGCAGCTGATCGTGCTAGAAGAGGCATCGCAAGCAGGCAGCTTGGGAAGTGCGGTGCTGGAGTTCTATGCTGAGCAGGGATTATCAGGAGTCGATGTGTCCTTAATGGGCATTCCGGATCGCTTCATCGAGCACGGCAGCATTAAAGAGCAGCTGGAAGAGGTCGGGTTAACGGCCGAAGCGGTGGTGAAGGAAATACAACAGCACCGTGCAGAACATCAATTTACTTTTGGCAAAAAAGTAAAACCATCATAACAAGACAAAAGTCAGGAGAATGTTATGGCTGTTTCCAAAGAACGTATCGATGTCTTGTTGGTCGAGCAAGGATACTTCGATAGTAGAGAAAAGGCCAAGACCGCTATTATGGCTGGACTCGTATTCGGAAATCAGGAGCGGATCGAAAAGGCTGGAACCAAAGTCCCAAGAGATACAAAAATAACGGTTAAGGGAGCTATTCATCCGTATGTAAGCCGGGGCGGGTTGAAGCTTGAAAAAGCGTTGAAGCACTTCCATATCGATATGAGGGAAAGGGTTATGCTCGACATCGGCTCTTCAACCGGCGGTTTCACGGATTGCGCCCTTCAGCATGGTGCTCGTTACGTGTATGCGATCGATGTGGGATATAATCAGCTGGATTGGTCGCTGCGAAACGATGAGCGTGTGAATGTCAAAGAACGAACCAACTTTAGGTACATGACGCCTGCAGATTTAGATGGTCCGCCCCCTAACTTTGCCAGCATCGACGTATCGTTTATATCACTGCGGATTATTTTGCCGCCGCTCATTGTTCTGTTGAATAAACCAGCGGATATCGTTGTTTTGATCAAGCCGCAATTTGAAGCAGGGCGCGAGAAAGTCGGAAAATCGGGGGTTATCCGCGAGCCCAAGGTGCATCAGGAGGTCTTGGAGAATGTACTTGGTTTCGCGACCGAACTAGGGTACACTTTGCAGGGACTAACTTTCTCCCCAATTACGGGCGGAGAAGGAAATATCGAGTTTTTGGCCCATTTGAGACTACTGCTTCCTGAAGAAACCGAGCAACGTGCTGATGCGGAAATATTACAGCACATTCGCGAAAACTCACTTCGTGTTGTGCAAGAAGCAAAGGATACATTTATTACGAAAAGCCCATCTTATTGATGGGTTTTTTATTTATGTTGCAGATTATAATCTATAACCACCATGACGCTGAAGATTTTTCTATACATTTATTCATGAAGATATTGCACACAGAACATGTGTTCGTTTATAATAGTTTCATACGAATAAATATGTACTGATGTTTAACAATATCCACATGGGAACAGGAGGTTATTCAAAAACGTCGAATTAATCATCTGAGGTGGTTTCGATGGATGAATATACCGATGGTTTTCTCATGGTGGTCATTGCAGGAATTGTGCTCTTCCTCCTTTACAGGGGGGTTAGAATCTGGCTACGTAAACCATTCACGCTCGGCTCAGGGATCGGCTTTGAATTTAATGAGAACATACAGGAGCATCCAGCCGTTGATTTGCTGGAATCTGCGGGCTATGAGATCGTAAGCGACAAGTTGAAGGTTCCGCTGGCATTTCGAGTGGAGGCCCAAGTGATGCACAGTCGGCTATATATCGATTACGTTGTGAGGAAGCATGGAGAATACTATTTAGTGAGGAGAACAAGGGAGCGTCAGCCTTTGGAATGGACAGGCGCTGGACTTCGCAGGGATATTCTGCCTTATCTCCTCCTATATCCTGATTGTGCTGGGGTGCTCTATATCGATGTTGAGATGGGACTAATCAAAGAAATCACCTTAAGTACTGATTTGGATGATGCTGAGCAGGCATCGCATATTACAGATATATGGAGGACGAGATGAAGGGTCAACGGCATATTAAAATTAGGGAAATTATTTCCGGTCATGAGATCGAAACACAGGATGAGCTTGTAGAAGCACTGCGCCAGGCAGGGTTTCAGGTGACGCAGGCGACGGTATCTCGCGATATTAAGGAGCTTATGCTCATTAAGGTGCCTACTGATGATGGAAAGTATAAATATTCGCTGCCCACGGCGCAGCGCTATAATCCGGTACAGAAGCTGCAGCGGGCGCTTGTAGACAGCTTCGTTCATATCGACCATACCGGCAATTTAGTTGTGATGAAATGCTTGCCGGGGACAGCCAATTCAGTCGCAGTTCTGCTTGATAATATGGAATGGCCCGATCTTCTCGGAACGATTTGCGGGGATGATACGATTTTGCTGATATGCCGCGATGAACAGTATAGCCATTACGTTATTGATCAAATTATGGCATTTATTTCGTAATAGGCGGATTAATTATTTATTGTTGTAGATGTAATCATTGGCGAAGGGAGTGCCGTGACTTGCTGGTTCATTTATCCATTCGAAATTTAGCCGTTGTTGAAGCGGTTGATGTCACGTTTGACCGAGGCTTTCATGTGCTAACTGGTGAGACCGGGGCAGGTAAATCAATTATTATAGATGCGCTAGGGCTCATATCCGGCGGCAGAGGCTCTGCCGATTTGATCCGCTATGGCTGCGACAAGGCGGAGATGGAAGCCGCTTTTGAGTTGAAGGAACAACATCCCGTTTGGGCTATTTTGTCCAAGCTTGGCATTGCTGCGAATCCTGGAGATGCGTTAATTATTCGACGCGAAATTAGTGCTCAAGGGAAGAGTACAGCCCGCATTAACGGTCAACTGGTTAATTTGTCCATGCTGCGCGAGGTGGGCGAAAGCTTGATTAATTTACACGGTCAGCATGAACATCAGACCCTATTGCATCCAGAGAGGCATTTGAAGCTGCTTGATGCTTTTGGTGCTGATGACATTTCGCATGTAAAGGCAAGGTATCAGGAAGCTTATTCGGCCTTTCAACAAGTCGATAGAGAATGGAGAGAACTGCAAAGCACTAGTCAACAAGCGCTGCAAATGCTTGATTTATATCGTTTTCAACTGGAGGAAATTGCAGCCGCTGCACTGAAGCCAGGCGAAGATGAATTACTTTCTGAAGAAAAGGTCAAGCTATCCCATAGCGAGAAAATGATGGATTCCGTATCTGGAGCATATAATTTGCTCTATGGTCC comes from the Paenibacillus lentus genome and includes:
- the dxs gene encoding 1-deoxy-D-xylulose-5-phosphate synthase; the protein is MLLSQIHEPNDLKQYSIEQLEPIAAEIRQFLIEKLSMTGGHLASNLGVVELTIALHYCYNSPKDKFIFDVGHQAYVHKILTGRKDRFDTLRKHNGLCGFVKRCESEHDVWEAGHSSTSLSAAMGMALARDLKGEDNKVVAIIGDGALTGGMALEALNHIGHEQKDLMVVLNDNEMSIAPNVGAMHNYLTKIRSDRNYLRAKDEVEQLLKKIPAIGGKLAKTAERLKDSLKYMMVPGVLFEELGLTYLGPVDGHDLAGLVDAFNQANNVSGPVLVHVLTTKGKGYTPAEKDSHKWHGITPYKIESGQLLKAVGNPMYTEVFGQTLIELAEKDQRIVAVTPAMPGGSGLVKFAERFPDRMIDVGIAEQHAATMCAALAMEGMKPVYAVYSTFMQRAYDQIVHDICRHNANVMFAIDRAGFVGADGETHQGVYDIAFMRHIPNIVLMMPKDENELRHMMKTALEYNDGPIAYRYPRVNVPGVPLDKELVPIPIGSWEKVREGDQVAIISAGPMVQVAEEAAEVLKKDGVNVAVVNARFLKPLDDSMLLSLANAGTQLIVLEEASQAGSLGSAVLEFYAEQGLSGVDVSLMGIPDRFIEHGSIKEQLEEVGLTAEAVVKEIQQHRAEHQFTFGKKVKPS
- a CDS encoding TlyA family RNA methyltransferase translates to MAVSKERIDVLLVEQGYFDSREKAKTAIMAGLVFGNQERIEKAGTKVPRDTKITVKGAIHPYVSRGGLKLEKALKHFHIDMRERVMLDIGSSTGGFTDCALQHGARYVYAIDVGYNQLDWSLRNDERVNVKERTNFRYMTPADLDGPPPNFASIDVSFISLRIILPPLIVLLNKPADIVVLIKPQFEAGREKVGKSGVIREPKVHQEVLENVLGFATELGYTLQGLTFSPITGGEGNIEFLAHLRLLLPEETEQRADAEILQHIRENSLRVVQEAKDTFITKSPSY
- the ahrC gene encoding transcriptional regulator AhrC/ArgR, producing the protein MKGQRHIKIREIISGHEIETQDELVEALRQAGFQVTQATVSRDIKELMLIKVPTDDGKYKYSLPTAQRYNPVQKLQRALVDSFVHIDHTGNLVVMKCLPGTANSVAVLLDNMEWPDLLGTICGDDTILLICRDEQYSHYVIDQIMAFIS